Proteins co-encoded in one Setaria viridis chromosome 9, Setaria_viridis_v4.0, whole genome shotgun sequence genomic window:
- the LOC117835715 gene encoding 22 kDa alpha-zein 8: MAAKIFAFFALLALSASAASAYISPVSALAATSMAVTHPCVQLQALASGILAPSAVLIQQPLAILQQQCQAHLAVQSIMTLQQQQQLLVNPIATMLPNVFNQLALANPITAAYWQQQQFLPNVFNQLALTSPFAQLQQQQLVSSVLNQVGLANPITAAYLQQQQLLPNVFNQLALASPVTQLQQQQLVSSVFNQVALANPYLQQPFIGGAIF, encoded by the coding sequence ATGGCAGCCAAGATATTTGCCTTCTTTGCTCTCCTTGCTCTCTCAGCAAGCGCTGCTTCCGCGTACATTTCACCAGTGAGTGCTCTTGCTGCAACCTCTATGGCAGTCACACACCCATGCGTGCAGCTGCAAGCGCTGGCATCCGGTATCCTAGCCCCATCAGCCGTGCTCATTCAACAACCACTTGCCATTCTTCAGCAGCAATGCCAAGCACATCTTGCAGTACAGAGCATTATGactctgcagcagcagcaacaacttTTGGTGAACCCCATTGCTACCATGCTGCCAAATGTGTTCAACCAACTGGCTCTAGCAAACCCCATCACCGCTGCCTActggcaacaacaacaattcTTGCCAAACGTGTTCAACCAACTAGCTCTGACGAGTCCTTTCGCCCAgttgcagcaacaacaactaGTGTCTAGCGTGCTCAACCAAGTTGGTTTGGCGAACCCCATCACTGCTGCCTACTTGCAGCAACAACAATTGCTACCAAACGTGTTCAACCAACTAGCTCTGGCGAGTCCTGTCACCCAATTGCAGCAACAACAGCTTGTGTCTAGCGTGTTCAACCAAGTGGCTTTGGCGAACCCCTACTTGCAGCAGCCCTTCATCGGTGGTGCCATCTTCTAA